A region of Desulfolithobacter dissulfuricans DNA encodes the following proteins:
- a CDS encoding DUF3786 domain-containing protein, with protein sequence MTPHEFLKYTPATNCGECGHPACLAFAVAVTMGGLDPTTCPYLDPSSLPEEFRAAAGDRGGLERVEKGQDERDMALVTHLKSKVRDLDFSTLAERLGASWDATRPDSLVFDYLGRRVELGVDRVLMDGDELVDPRDQILLYNYVAYGGGRKPDNTWIGLESLPNTISKVRTLATYCENRLADRFAGRPGDLARICSLLGGQPGEGEQSGSVNMVILVLPHVPHYLLFWDEEPEDGFEAKVKVLFDHHVLDFLDVESLVFAAERLADRIAELDSGQNRAAAG encoded by the coding sequence ATGACCCCGCACGAATTTCTCAAGTATACCCCGGCCACCAACTGTGGTGAGTGCGGCCATCCCGCCTGCCTGGCCTTTGCGGTCGCGGTCACCATGGGCGGGCTGGATCCCACGACCTGTCCCTATCTGGATCCGTCCTCCCTGCCGGAGGAGTTCAGGGCCGCGGCCGGGGACCGGGGAGGACTGGAACGGGTGGAGAAGGGACAGGACGAACGCGACATGGCCCTGGTAACCCATCTCAAGTCCAAGGTTCGGGATCTGGATTTTTCCACCCTGGCCGAAAGACTGGGAGCATCCTGGGATGCGACCCGGCCCGACAGCCTGGTCTTTGACTACCTTGGCCGGCGGGTGGAGCTGGGGGTGGACCGGGTCCTGATGGACGGCGACGAGCTGGTCGATCCCAGGGATCAGATTCTGCTCTACAACTATGTTGCCTACGGTGGGGGCAGAAAGCCGGACAACACCTGGATCGGCCTGGAAAGCCTGCCCAACACCATCTCCAAGGTTCGGACCCTGGCAACGTATTGCGAAAATCGCCTGGCAGACCGGTTCGCCGGCCGGCCGGGTGACCTGGCCCGGATCTGCAGCCTTCTTGGCGGCCAGCCCGGGGAGGGGGAACAGAGCGGTTCGGTGAACATGGTTATTCTCGTGCTGCCCCATGTACCCCACTACCTTCTGTTCTGGGACGAGGAGCCGGAAGATGGCTTCGAGGCCAAGGTCAAGGTACTCTTCGACCACCATGTCCTGGACTTTCTCGATGTTGAGTCCCTGGTTTTTGCGGCTGAACGGCTGGCGGACAGGATCGCCGAGCTGGACAGCGGCCAGAACCGGGCCGCAGCCGGTTAG
- a CDS encoding OmpH family outer membrane protein translates to MKIQAKIYGVAIAVVCGMALVMLTGQAVQAAATKIGVVNVQKVLQASDAGKEAQSVMEEKLKELQKQFRQEEEELLTLQKEIEKKSSVWSDDIRQEKVIELNKKRRNLQLKQDDANMELKRLREKKYGPILKTLEQVVEEVARQKGYTIVLPRNAVLYYSEDSDMTKDTIQALNKKLKK, encoded by the coding sequence ATGAAGATTCAAGCTAAGATTTACGGTGTTGCGATTGCAGTGGTATGTGGCATGGCCCTGGTCATGTTGACGGGGCAGGCGGTTCAGGCGGCCGCGACAAAGATCGGGGTGGTCAACGTCCAGAAGGTACTCCAGGCCTCCGATGCCGGCAAGGAAGCGCAGAGTGTCATGGAAGAGAAGCTCAAGGAGCTGCAGAAGCAGTTCAGGCAGGAGGAGGAGGAACTCCTGACTCTGCAGAAGGAGATCGAAAAGAAATCCTCGGTCTGGAGCGATGATATCAGACAGGAAAAGGTCATCGAACTGAATAAAAAACGGCGTAACCTCCAGCTCAAGCAGGACGACGCCAATATGGAACTCAAACGGCTGCGGGAGAAAAAATACGGTCCCATCCTCAAGACGCTGGAACAGGTGGTCGAGGAAGTAGCCAGGCAGAAGGGCTATACGATTGTCCTGCCCAGGAACGCAGTGCTCTACTACTCGGAAGATAGCGATATGACGAAGGATACGATTCAGGCCCTGAACAAGAAACTGAAGAAATAA
- the ltrA gene encoding group II intron reverse transcriptase/maturase: MVDVWYSLYDRMLSRDALHKAFGKVRSAKGAAGIDGQSIKDFAASAEANIDCLLKELWEKSYQPLAVRRVEIPKPTGGVRLLGIPAVRDRVVQQALLDILLPIFDRDFHPSSYGYRPGRSCHQAISKATMFIRDYDRKWVVDMDLSKCFDTLDHDLILSAFRRRIRDGSILGLLEKFLKSGVMTDSGFTASEIGSPQGGVISPLIANVYLDSFDQFMKNRGHRIVRYADDILILCQSKKAAENALEQARHYLEGELLLTVNREKTHICHSSRGVNFLGVSVCSQYTQIQRGKIKSFKAKVKAMTRRNSPVNLEKVIADLNPLLRGFANYFRIANCTGEFSRLMRWIRRRLRAIQLKLWKKPNRLHRRLRQLGYRGKFDAIKMNSWANAASPLSHYALPNGYLHRGLGLFDLGAVSTGISVSI; the protein is encoded by the coding sequence ATGGTTGACGTTTGGTACAGTCTGTATGACCGGATGCTGAGCAGGGACGCTCTGCACAAGGCGTTTGGGAAGGTGAGGTCTGCGAAGGGAGCTGCCGGAATAGACGGCCAGTCCATCAAGGACTTTGCCGCATCAGCCGAAGCCAACATCGACTGTCTCCTGAAGGAACTGTGGGAAAAGAGTTACCAGCCACTGGCCGTGCGCCGGGTAGAGATACCCAAGCCAACCGGAGGAGTTCGGTTGCTCGGTATTCCAGCAGTCCGTGACCGTGTAGTGCAGCAGGCACTGCTCGACATTCTCCTGCCGATATTCGATCGGGATTTCCACCCGTCGAGCTATGGCTATCGCCCAGGCCGCAGTTGTCATCAGGCGATATCCAAGGCGACGATGTTTATCCGTGACTACGATCGAAAGTGGGTAGTTGATATGGATCTGTCCAAATGCTTTGACACCTTGGACCATGATCTCATCCTCAGCGCCTTTCGTCGCCGGATCAGGGACGGGAGTATCCTCGGTCTCCTGGAGAAGTTTCTGAAGAGCGGTGTAATGACGGATTCGGGATTTACGGCTAGCGAGATCGGCAGTCCACAGGGCGGCGTGATCAGCCCTCTGATAGCCAATGTGTATCTCGATTCTTTTGATCAATTCATGAAGAATCGTGGCCACCGAATAGTCCGCTATGCGGACGATATCCTGATTCTGTGCCAATCAAAGAAAGCGGCCGAGAATGCTCTTGAGCAGGCACGGCACTATCTTGAAGGAGAATTGCTGCTGACTGTCAACCGTGAAAAGACCCATATCTGCCACAGCAGTCGGGGCGTAAACTTTCTGGGAGTATCCGTATGCTCTCAGTATACGCAAATCCAGCGAGGCAAGATTAAGTCTTTCAAGGCAAAGGTCAAGGCAATGACCCGGCGTAATTCCCCGGTGAATCTTGAGAAAGTGATTGCAGATCTCAATCCGCTCTTGAGGGGATTTGCCAACTACTTCCGGATAGCGAACTGCACAGGAGAATTTTCAAGGCTGATGAGATGGATTCGGAGAAGACTGCGAGCCATCCAGCTGAAATTGTGGAAGAAGCCCAATCGGCTTCACCGCAGGCTGAGGCAGCTTGGATACAGGGGGAAGTTTGATGCGATCAAAATGAACTCCTGGGCCAATGCGGCAAGTCCTTTGAGCCATTATGCCCTGCCCAACGGATATTTACACCGGGGCTTGGGTCTCTTTGATCTTGGTGCTGTATCTACTGGAATCTCTGTTTCAATATGA
- the pal gene encoding peptidoglycan-associated lipoprotein Pal: MRTGKTFFLTVLLLVSTAFVLGGCGSKNQKGSEVTATMDSEAMGPAEPLETEVSPEDTILEARTSAPMLPIYFDFDSSAIRGDQVERIEKNADFLKANPEIRIRIEGNCDPRGTREYNLALGERRAQSAKKYLENLGVSPDRMSTVSWGEEKLLLYGHDELSWAQNRRDDFVIVD, translated from the coding sequence ATGCGCACCGGTAAAACGTTTTTCCTGACAGTACTTCTGCTGGTATCCACAGCCTTTGTCCTGGGTGGATGCGGCAGTAAAAACCAGAAAGGTTCTGAAGTGACCGCAACCATGGATAGTGAGGCCATGGGGCCGGCAGAACCCCTGGAGACCGAGGTGTCACCAGAGGATACCATCCTGGAGGCCCGGACATCGGCCCCCATGCTGCCGATTTATTTTGATTTCGACTCATCGGCCATTCGTGGGGACCAGGTGGAGCGGATCGAAAAGAATGCCGACTTTCTCAAGGCCAATCCCGAGATCAGGATCCGCATCGAAGGAAACTGTGACCCGCGCGGAACCAGGGAATACAACCTGGCCCTTGGGGAAAGAAGGGCTCAGAGCGCCAAGAAATACCTGGAAAATCTCGGGGTCTCTCCAGACAGGATGAGTACAGTCAGCTGGGGAGAGGAAAAACTGCTCCTCTACGGTCACGACGAACTGTCCTGGGCCCAGAACCGGCGGGACGACTTTGTTATTGTCGACTGA
- the glgP gene encoding alpha-glucan family phosphorylase — protein sequence MTPEKAITIQSVEELVCKNQFGTFFGVPQDVFDRVWNNLCGPDGNSVVYISMEIGADPDTFHPVLDFLLENDFTTSGDDQTRHFINKYLHGPRKIPNYSGGLGVLAGDTLKSFADLQIPVLAVSLLYREGYFSQIVDFNVGQIDQATHWSPEQTPTLFLLRDPDEPEKPLEIPVPFYNEYDQPTMARAQVWMKLEAGEELDYFVPEFLLDYAVPSSPPWVQEAAKRLYNAKSTIMKANQRRLLGSGILPLMERLGFTARTLHLNEQHGVAVTLHLILRELEQRLGPDYHQKMSDSDILAAADQVAKRLVYTIHTPVKAGHDRFSRELYAGISHSTCQRILDLLARDEQSPNEYNFTAMAMRVNRAVNSVSRLHRDVTRRQFPDFADKITAITNGVHHLTWISEERARVFDAQPGLEDWRDDPGCFAKAALENDSGFRNNLARAWKRDNQTLVDHINTMLAEHRIQMTTTWIDPPNYLSYLHEEGVLQPGVFTIGFARRFSTYKRANLIFDDLSTLVDILIKGRYRINFVFAGKAHPQDEPGKTVLKVILDNQKDLFIRSQGLARLVFIPGYDMHVAKMMVSGVHAWLNNPKRPLEASGTSGMKAAMNGVPNISVMDGWWVEGYHGGATGWKFGHEGPIDEQSLSESPDALLYREDSLAFYRLLPEILDMFYNRPDEYLDRAIQNLKRNVPIFNTHRMAAEYVKKYNLRLTDETANRIDHFAKLYHSDPENG from the coding sequence GTGACTCCAGAAAAAGCCATTACAATTCAGTCGGTCGAGGAACTGGTCTGCAAAAATCAGTTCGGTACCTTCTTCGGGGTACCCCAGGATGTGTTTGACCGGGTATGGAACAATCTCTGCGGGCCAGACGGTAACTCCGTGGTATATATCTCCATGGAAATCGGCGCCGATCCCGACACCTTCCATCCGGTGCTTGATTTTCTTCTGGAAAACGATTTCACCACCAGCGGCGACGACCAGACCAGGCATTTCATCAACAAATATCTCCACGGCCCGCGCAAGATTCCCAATTACAGCGGCGGACTCGGTGTCCTGGCCGGAGATACCCTGAAGAGCTTTGCCGACCTGCAGATACCGGTCCTGGCAGTGAGCCTGCTCTACCGGGAAGGCTATTTTTCCCAAATCGTCGATTTCAATGTCGGCCAGATCGACCAGGCGACCCACTGGTCTCCCGAACAAACCCCGACCCTGTTCCTCCTCCGGGACCCTGACGAGCCCGAAAAACCCCTGGAAATCCCGGTTCCCTTCTACAACGAGTATGACCAGCCGACCATGGCCCGGGCCCAGGTGTGGATGAAACTGGAGGCCGGGGAGGAGCTGGACTATTTCGTGCCCGAGTTCCTGCTTGATTACGCGGTGCCCTCTTCACCCCCCTGGGTCCAGGAAGCGGCCAAGCGGCTCTACAACGCCAAATCCACCATCATGAAGGCCAACCAGCGGCGGCTGCTGGGCTCGGGTATCCTGCCGCTCATGGAACGACTCGGCTTCACCGCCCGGACCCTGCACCTGAACGAGCAGCACGGGGTGGCCGTCACCCTGCACCTGATCCTGAGGGAGTTGGAACAACGTCTGGGGCCGGATTACCACCAGAAGATGAGCGACAGCGATATCCTGGCCGCCGCCGACCAGGTAGCCAAGCGGCTGGTCTACACCATTCACACCCCGGTCAAGGCCGGCCACGACCGGTTCTCCCGTGAACTCTACGCCGGGATCAGCCATTCCACCTGCCAGCGGATCCTCGACCTGCTGGCCCGGGATGAGCAGTCGCCAAACGAATACAACTTCACGGCCATGGCCATGCGGGTGAACCGGGCGGTCAACAGTGTCAGCCGGCTGCACCGCGATGTAACCCGTCGGCAGTTCCCCGACTTTGCCGACAAGATCACAGCCATCACCAACGGTGTCCACCACCTGACCTGGATTTCCGAGGAACGGGCCCGGGTCTTCGATGCCCAGCCAGGCCTGGAAGACTGGCGCGACGATCCCGGCTGTTTTGCCAAGGCCGCACTGGAAAATGATTCCGGATTCCGAAACAACCTCGCCCGGGCCTGGAAACGGGATAACCAGACCCTGGTGGACCATATCAACACCATGCTGGCCGAACACCGGATCCAGATGACCACCACCTGGATCGACCCGCCCAACTACCTTTCCTACCTGCATGAAGAAGGTGTCCTGCAGCCCGGGGTGTTCACCATCGGCTTTGCCCGCCGGTTTTCCACCTACAAGCGGGCCAACCTGATCTTTGATGACCTGTCCACCCTGGTGGATATTCTCATCAAGGGCCGGTACCGGATCAACTTCGTCTTTGCCGGCAAAGCCCACCCGCAAGATGAGCCGGGCAAGACCGTACTCAAGGTGATCCTCGACAACCAGAAGGATCTCTTTATCCGCAGCCAGGGTCTGGCCCGGCTGGTTTTCATTCCCGGCTATGATATGCACGTCGCCAAGATGATGGTCTCCGGGGTCCATGCCTGGCTCAACAACCCCAAACGGCCCCTGGAAGCCAGCGGCACCAGCGGTATGAAGGCGGCCATGAACGGCGTACCCAATATCTCGGTCATGGATGGCTGGTGGGTGGAGGGCTACCACGGGGGCGCCACGGGCTGGAAATTCGGCCATGAGGGGCCCATCGACGAACAGAGCCTGAGCGAGAGTCCCGATGCCCTGCTCTACCGCGAGGACTCCCTGGCCTTCTACCGGCTCCTGCCGGAAATACTCGACATGTTCTATAACCGTCCAGACGAGTACCTGGACCGGGCCATCCAGAACCTGAAAAGAAATGTGCCCATCTTCAATACCCACAGAATGGCCGCTGAATACGTGAAAAAATATAACCTCAGGCTCACCGACGAGACCGCAAATCGCATAGATCACTTCGCCAAGCTGTACCACAGTGATCCGGAAAACGGTTGA
- a CDS encoding radical SAM protein: MPSRSRNTPPSLVFANSRGEILDYDGLQMAGAAATSFYAPEPGDLIPLPEGSELFVLPGRRPVGIEPETGEPALLDTNPYEPGETVQAVAAFMAPAHTAIYTAAYQSTDKAPLLPLFAYTAVGWRDGQFWVAAFRSDRDRRQDADQFDQKTINRKTRKLLRTHPDNRLIQHLGKCCLTYGCPAARNYFLGRWEAPLPCSPVCNAACLGCISLQPSGCCPATQDRIKFTPSPAELAEIATAHLNKAPRPVVSFGQGCEGEPLLQAATMEQAIRKIRARTDRGTINLNTNASLPDAVARLAEAGLDSIRVSMNSAREEYHSRYYRPRGFDFQDVCCSITEMKSRGRHVSLNYFILPGFTDDPEEFEALCELIEERRPDLIQLRNLNMDPEHYLQSIGFTPSGPPLGIRHWRDELRRRFPWLHLGYFNPPLR; the protein is encoded by the coding sequence ATGCCCAGTCGCTCCCGGAACACGCCTCCCTCGCTTGTCTTTGCCAACAGCCGGGGTGAAATCCTCGATTACGACGGTCTGCAGATGGCCGGGGCCGCCGCAACCAGCTTTTACGCCCCGGAACCAGGCGACCTGATCCCGCTGCCCGAAGGGAGCGAACTCTTTGTCCTGCCGGGCCGAAGGCCGGTGGGCATCGAACCGGAGACCGGGGAGCCGGCCCTGCTCGACACCAATCCCTATGAACCCGGAGAGACGGTCCAGGCCGTGGCCGCCTTCATGGCCCCGGCCCACACGGCCATCTACACCGCGGCCTACCAGAGCACGGACAAGGCTCCGCTTTTGCCGCTCTTTGCCTACACCGCGGTGGGCTGGCGGGACGGACAGTTCTGGGTGGCGGCCTTTCGCAGCGACAGGGACCGAAGGCAGGACGCGGATCAGTTTGACCAGAAAACCATTAATCGCAAAACCAGAAAACTGCTCAGAACCCATCCGGACAACCGTCTTATCCAGCATCTCGGCAAATGCTGCCTGACCTATGGCTGCCCGGCGGCGCGCAACTATTTTCTCGGCCGCTGGGAAGCGCCCCTGCCCTGTTCACCGGTATGCAACGCCGCCTGCCTGGGCTGCATCTCCCTCCAGCCCTCGGGCTGCTGCCCGGCAACCCAGGATCGGATCAAGTTCACTCCCTCGCCGGCCGAGCTTGCTGAAATCGCGACTGCGCATCTGAACAAGGCACCCCGGCCCGTGGTCAGCTTCGGCCAGGGCTGTGAGGGGGAACCGCTGCTCCAGGCCGCCACCATGGAACAGGCCATTCGCAAAATCCGGGCCCGTACCGACCGGGGGACCATCAACCTCAACACCAACGCCAGCCTGCCGGACGCCGTGGCCAGGCTGGCCGAGGCCGGGCTCGATTCCATCCGCGTATCCATGAACTCGGCCCGGGAGGAATACCACAGCCGCTATTATCGCCCCAGAGGATTCGATTTCCAGGACGTCTGCTGCTCCATCACGGAAATGAAATCACGTGGCCGGCACGTGTCACTCAACTATTTCATCCTCCCCGGTTTCACCGACGATCCCGAGGAGTTCGAGGCCCTGTGCGAATTGATCGAAGAGCGGCGGCCTGATCTTATTCAGCTACGAAACCTCAACATGGATCCCGAGCATTACCTGCAAAGCATCGGCTTCACCCCCTCGGGGCCACCACTGGGCATCCGGCACTGGCGCGACGAACTGAGGCGCCGTTTTCCCTGGCTGCATCTGGGCTACTTCAATCCGCCGCTTCGCTGA
- a CDS encoding tRNA dihydrouridine synthase, translating into MLEIRDLKFDPPLLLAPMAGLTHSALRTLLCECGGVGLLYTEMLSARRLPVENPTVSPWLVRTGQENPLCYQLFITRPEEAGPALEALHRFGADGVDINLGCPAPRVRQAGGGSSLMAAPDRVRALVREVRRHTELVLSAKIRLGETLDERGLRDFCLMLAGEGIDYLTVHARLRGEQFCRKPRWEWIGRVKEWLDIPVIANGGIFSVEDARACLELSGADGLMIGRAAPQKPWLFAELAREIYGLDLPRPAMTLPAMYSHFATALLERFRPERRLGRLKEFTHYFALNYSFGHLLATSVQASTSFAEAISRAEQFFRQNDPRGMEEMGERLVSPELLSEAAD; encoded by the coding sequence ATGCTCGAAATACGTGACCTGAAATTTGATCCTCCCCTTCTCCTTGCTCCCATGGCCGGGTTGACACACAGTGCTCTTCGCACCCTGTTGTGTGAGTGTGGCGGGGTTGGCCTGCTGTACACGGAAATGCTTTCCGCAAGGCGGCTGCCGGTGGAAAATCCCACGGTTTCTCCCTGGCTCGTCCGCACCGGGCAGGAAAACCCGCTGTGCTACCAGCTGTTCATCACCAGGCCGGAGGAGGCCGGGCCGGCCCTGGAGGCCCTCCATCGTTTCGGGGCCGACGGGGTGGACATCAATCTCGGCTGTCCGGCGCCGCGGGTCAGGCAGGCAGGGGGCGGCAGTTCGCTCATGGCTGCACCCGACAGGGTGCGGGCTCTGGTCCGCGAGGTTCGACGCCATACCGAACTGGTGCTGTCGGCCAAGATCCGTCTTGGCGAGACCCTGGATGAACGTGGACTGCGGGATTTCTGCCTGATGCTTGCCGGGGAGGGGATAGATTACCTGACCGTCCATGCGCGGCTCCGGGGCGAACAGTTCTGTCGCAAACCGCGTTGGGAATGGATCGGTCGGGTCAAGGAGTGGCTGGACATCCCGGTGATAGCCAACGGCGGTATCTTTTCGGTGGAGGACGCCCGGGCCTGCCTGGAGCTGAGCGGGGCCGACGGACTGATGATCGGCCGGGCTGCGCCGCAGAAGCCGTGGCTGTTTGCCGAGCTGGCCCGGGAGATATATGGCCTGGATCTTCCCCGACCGGCCATGACCCTGCCGGCCATGTACAGCCATTTCGCCACCGCGCTCCTGGAACGGTTCCGGCCGGAGCGGCGCCTGGGTCGGCTCAAGGAGTTCACCCATTATTTCGCCCTCAACTACAGTTTCGGCCATCTGTTGGCTACCTCGGTGCAGGCCAGCACGTCCTTTGCCGAGGCGATTTCCCGGGCCGAGCAGTTTTTCCGGCAGAACGATCCCCGGGGTATGGAAGAGATGGGAGAGCGGCTGGTCAGTCCGGAACTGCTCAGCGAAGCGGCGGATTGA
- a CDS encoding Fur family transcriptional regulator, with protein MNAPAGMIRLTTQRQIILEELSKVTSHPTASELYDMVRKRLPRIGLGTVYRNLELMAENGMILKLEVGGTQKRFDATTDPHYHIRCSSCGKVDDIDVPVIKDLVDAACASSSYQILGHHVEFTGICPACQKAGND; from the coding sequence ATGAATGCACCAGCAGGCATGATTCGCCTTACCACCCAGCGACAGATAATTCTGGAAGAACTCTCCAAAGTCACAAGCCATCCGACGGCGAGCGAACTCTACGACATGGTTCGCAAGCGGCTGCCGCGAATCGGCCTGGGCACGGTGTACCGTAACCTGGAACTGATGGCGGAAAACGGTATGATCCTCAAGCTGGAGGTCGGTGGCACCCAAAAACGATTTGACGCCACCACGGACCCGCATTATCATATACGGTGTTCCTCCTGTGGCAAGGTGGATGATATCGATGTGCCGGTTATCAAGGATCTGGTGGATGCGGCCTGCGCCTCGTCTTCCTACCAGATCCTCGGCCATCACGTGGAGTTCACCGGGATCTGTCCAGCCTGCCAGAAAGCCGGTAACGACTGA
- a CDS encoding multiheme c-type cytochrome has protein sequence MTYALLGAAAGALLLSGSALAGDSCIDCHTKVSPGMVQDWKVSMHADNDVTCSTCHGEDHKSAADYKLAKLPDEKVCAECHQEQYDQFARGKHNHGWTSLNAIPATHMAPDELIEGGRGCGGCHNMGIKTEAQKEEQRKKGYRYQNNSCDECHTRHSFSKKEAQNPRACQQCHMGYDHPQWEMWSSSKHGERYFAKEAGFLPEGAAAPTCQTCHMPDGDHENRTAWGFLGVRLPLPDDPQAAADRVTILKALGVLDPETGKPTPILDAVKAVDMARLSQEAWQKERDKMLKICAQCHSESYAREQLEMGDSIMTKSDRLMAEAIETVAALYKDGIIKKPAGYPHNYPFLLTFMHTNGAAWDQDLDKLSYIDQVLCQMYMKHRMRAYQGFFHVNPDYAYWYGWNELTKDLGEIKELARTMRATHGK, from the coding sequence ATGACCTATGCGTTACTGGGCGCGGCAGCAGGAGCGCTGCTGCTGTCCGGATCCGCACTGGCCGGTGACAGCTGTATCGACTGTCACACCAAAGTATCCCCCGGGATGGTTCAGGACTGGAAGGTCAGCATGCATGCTGACAACGATGTCACCTGTTCCACCTGCCACGGTGAGGATCACAAATCAGCTGCTGACTACAAGCTGGCCAAACTGCCGGACGAAAAAGTCTGTGCCGAGTGCCATCAGGAGCAGTACGACCAGTTTGCCAGGGGCAAGCACAACCACGGCTGGACCTCTCTCAACGCCATCCCGGCGACCCACATGGCTCCCGATGAGCTGATCGAGGGTGGCCGCGGCTGCGGCGGCTGCCACAACATGGGCATCAAGACCGAGGCCCAGAAGGAAGAACAGCGCAAAAAGGGCTACCGCTACCAGAACAACTCCTGCGACGAGTGCCACACCCGTCATTCCTTTTCCAAGAAAGAGGCCCAGAATCCCCGCGCCTGCCAGCAGTGCCACATGGGTTATGACCATCCCCAGTGGGAGATGTGGTCCAGTTCCAAGCATGGTGAGCGCTATTTTGCCAAGGAGGCCGGATTTCTGCCTGAAGGCGCCGCCGCCCCCACCTGCCAGACCTGCCACATGCCCGACGGTGACCATGAAAACCGCACTGCCTGGGGTTTCCTCGGCGTCCGTCTGCCTCTGCCCGATGATCCGCAGGCTGCCGCAGACCGGGTGACCATTCTCAAGGCCCTCGGTGTCCTGGATCCGGAAACCGGCAAACCGACTCCGATCCTCGATGCAGTCAAGGCCGTGGACATGGCCCGGCTCTCCCAGGAAGCCTGGCAGAAAGAGCGGGACAAGATGCTCAAAATCTGCGCCCAGTGCCATTCCGAGAGCTATGCCCGCGAGCAGCTGGAGATGGGTGACTCCATCATGACCAAGTCCGACCGGCTCATGGCCGAGGCCATCGAGACCGTGGCGGCCCTGTACAAGGACGGCATCATCAAGAAGCCGGCTGGCTATCCACATAACTACCCGTTCCTGCTGACCTTCATGCATACCAACGGTGCGGCCTGGGATCAGGACCTGGACAAGCTGTCCTACATCGACCAGGTACTGTGCCAGATGTACATGAAGCATCGCATGCGGGCCTACCAGGGCTTCTTCCACGTCAACCCGGATTACGCCTACTGGTACGGCTGGAACGAGCTGACAAAAGACCTGGGCGAGATCAAGGAACTGGCCAGAACCATGCGGGCAACCCATGGAAAATAA
- the tyrS gene encoding tyrosine--tRNA ligase — translation MKSVEEQIALIERGTVDLISRDDLVKKLTRSVETGQPLKIKAGFDPTAPDLHLGHTVLLQKLRHFQQLGHQVYFLIGDFTGLIGDPTGKSDTRPPLTREDVERNAETYKEQVFKILDPTRTKVVFNSTWLGELSSYDMIRLASQLTVARMLERDDFKKRFESGRPISIHEFLYPLIQGYDSVALEADVELGGTDQLFNLLMGRDLQRSRGQEPQVVLTMPLLEGLDGVNKMSKSLGNYIGITDSPDDIFGKIMSISDELMFRYYELLSDLSTEEIQALKEDMAAGRIHPKAVKMQLARELTARFHDPEAAAAAEKNFDQVFKKHELPDEIPECRLQVDEEEIWLPRLLLEAGLVKSTSDGRRMIKQNAVSVDGDKVTSVDTNIPARGKVLLKVGKRKFCQVVFS, via the coding sequence CCTGATCTCCAGGGACGACCTGGTGAAGAAACTGACCCGGTCCGTGGAAACAGGTCAGCCGCTCAAGATCAAGGCCGGTTTTGATCCCACGGCGCCTGATCTGCATCTCGGCCATACGGTGCTCCTGCAGAAGCTGCGCCATTTTCAGCAGCTTGGCCACCAGGTTTATTTCCTGATCGGTGATTTCACCGGCCTGATCGGCGATCCCACCGGCAAGTCCGACACCAGGCCGCCGCTGACCAGGGAAGACGTGGAACGCAATGCCGAAACGTACAAGGAACAGGTGTTCAAGATCCTTGATCCCACCCGGACCAAGGTGGTCTTCAACTCCACCTGGCTCGGCGAGCTCTCTTCCTATGACATGATCCGCCTGGCCTCGCAGCTCACTGTGGCCAGGATGCTGGAGCGGGATGACTTCAAGAAACGGTTTGAAAGCGGCCGGCCCATTTCAATCCATGAATTTCTTTATCCCCTTATCCAGGGTTATGACTCCGTGGCCCTTGAAGCGGACGTGGAGTTGGGTGGTACGGATCAGCTCTTCAACCTGCTCATGGGCAGGGACCTGCAGCGCAGCCGGGGCCAGGAGCCCCAGGTGGTGCTGACCATGCCGCTGCTTGAAGGGCTCGACGGGGTCAACAAGATGAGCAAGTCGCTCGGCAACTATATCGGCATCACCGACAGCCCGGATGATATCTTTGGCAAGATCATGTCCATCAGCGACGAGCTGATGTTTCGCTATTACGAGCTGCTCTCCGACCTGTCCACCGAAGAGATTCAGGCCCTGAAAGAGGATATGGCGGCCGGCCGGATCCATCCAAAGGCCGTCAAGATGCAGCTGGCACGTGAATTGACCGCCCGTTTTCATGACCCCGAGGCGGCGGCTGCTGCGGAAAAGAACTTTGATCAGGTATTCAAGAAGCATGAGCTGCCAGACGAGATTCCTGAATGCAGACTGCAGGTGGATGAGGAGGAGATCTGGCTGCCCAGGCTGCTGCTTGAAGCGGGACTTGTCAAATCCACTTCAGACGGACGGCGGATGATCAAGCAGAACGCGGTTTCTGTGGATGGTGACAAGGTCACGTCGGTGGATACCAATATCCCTGCCCGTGGGAAAGTTCTGCTTAAGGTGGGAAAAAGGAAGTTCTGCCAGGTGGTTTTCAGCTGA